From the genome of Candidatus Eisenbacteria bacterium, one region includes:
- a CDS encoding lysophospholipid acyltransferase family protein: protein MIGYLLYQIAAALASFLPVRVSYFFARRISEVKYLADKYSRHSVRSNLRRVLPEGVNDGERKKVEKQVFRNFSCFVVDFLRLSNGSGRKEDSRVTVEGWERIKSALQKKKGLILTTAHFGNWELGASLLARSGFRLKVVARRHENRRINKFFNRRRERFGIEVLEQGGSKSSVLGWLREGGCIAILADRQLGGSGGKATFFGHDTVLPRAHVALALRTGAPLIPGFVRRERNGDCKVIIEPEIELSDLGKNRSAVRTGVERCLVVFEDFIRLHPDQWFVFDEVWPEKTRRKPDDLTGALSEGQRSAFASPGP from the coding sequence TTGATAGGATACCTGCTCTACCAGATTGCAGCAGCTCTCGCTTCCTTCTTGCCGGTCAGGGTATCGTACTTCTTCGCAAGGAGGATCTCTGAGGTAAAATACCTGGCTGACAAGTACTCCAGGCATTCCGTGAGAAGTAACCTCAGGCGAGTCCTTCCCGAAGGAGTAAATGACGGCGAGCGAAAGAAAGTCGAGAAACAGGTATTCAGAAATTTCAGCTGCTTTGTCGTGGATTTTCTCAGACTTTCAAACGGCTCCGGCAGGAAAGAAGATTCGAGAGTCACAGTTGAGGGGTGGGAACGCATCAAGTCGGCATTGCAGAAGAAAAAAGGGCTCATACTCACAACTGCCCACTTTGGAAATTGGGAACTAGGTGCTTCGCTTCTGGCGCGGAGTGGTTTTCGACTCAAGGTAGTTGCGCGGAGACACGAGAACCGGAGGATAAACAAGTTCTTTAACAGGAGAAGAGAGCGCTTCGGGATTGAGGTTCTTGAACAAGGCGGTTCAAAGAGCAGCGTCCTCGGCTGGCTTCGCGAGGGAGGGTGCATCGCGATCCTTGCGGACAGACAGCTTGGCGGCTCAGGCGGAAAGGCAACATTCTTCGGACATGATACCGTATTGCCCAGAGCTCACGTGGCCCTTGCCTTGAGAACAGGCGCGCCTCTCATCCCTGGATTTGTCAGGAGGGAGAGGAACGGCGACTGCAAGGTCATCATCGAACCTGAAATTGAGCTGAGTGACCTCGGCAAGAACAGAAGTGCAGTCCGAACCGGCGTCGAGAGGTGCCTTGTCGTTTTCGAAGACTTCATTCGACTTCATCCGGACCAGTGGTTCGTTTTTGATGAGGTGTGGCCCGAGAAGACACGAAGAAAACCGGATGACCTGACAGGCGCCCTGTCGGAAGGACAGAGATCAGCATTTGCTTCTCCCGGACCATGA
- a CDS encoding glycosyltransferase family 2 protein — protein MRQKVGVLIPSYNAGESLRKIAERACSVAGRENVVVVDDGSTDGSVHGLEDSGVKVLTHEKNKGKGAALITGFNYFLSKNYDGVVTMDSDGQHDPSYITSLIEEAARTGAEIVIGTRSKRKSAMPIHRRVGNAIGSLLISLAARAWVPDSQSGFRFLSKDVLSAVKLKTKRYETESELIIKASRMGFKLGTVPIPTVYASEKSMMNPMLDSGRICFLALRSLFWRI, from the coding sequence ATGAGGCAGAAGGTCGGCGTTCTTATTCCATCGTACAACGCAGGGGAGAGCTTGAGAAAGATTGCAGAGCGAGCGTGCTCAGTCGCCGGAAGAGAAAATGTGGTCGTTGTAGATGATGGTTCGACTGATGGCAGCGTTCATGGTCTTGAAGATTCGGGCGTGAAAGTTCTAACGCACGAGAAAAACAAAGGAAAAGGAGCCGCCCTCATCACCGGTTTCAACTATTTCCTTTCGAAGAATTACGATGGTGTTGTGACAATGGATTCTGACGGACAGCACGATCCAAGCTATATCACGTCTCTCATCGAAGAGGCAGCCAGAACAGGTGCAGAGATAGTCATTGGGACAAGGTCAAAGCGGAAATCAGCAATGCCAATTCACCGCAGAGTCGGAAATGCGATTGGCTCGCTTCTCATTTCTCTCGCTGCGCGCGCCTGGGTTCCTGACAGTCAATCAGGATTCAGGTTCTTATCAAAGGATGTTTTGTCGGCCGTGAAGCTAAAAACAAAGCGGTACGAGACTGAATCCGAGCTAATAATAAAGGCATCACGCATGGGCTTTAAACTCGGGACTGTCCCGATACCTACTGTCTATGCCAGCGAAAAGAGTATGATGAATCCGATGCTCGATTCGGGACGAATCTGTTTCCTCGCACTTCGGAGCCTCTTCTGGAGAATATGA
- the surE gene encoding 5'/3'-nucleotidase SurE, giving the protein MRQILITNDDGIHAAGLLALREALLPFGRVVVVAPDREMSASSHSITLHKPLHMRKIDEDIWSSDGTPTDCMLLAVHGIMKERPDIVFAGINSGPNMGNDVSYSGTVAAALEGAIIGIPSVAISVAAWENCRFDYAAQFATKLAALTLEKQIPPRTVLNVNVPNVPGNEIRGVKITKLGRRVYRDTIVERTDPRGKAYYWIGGENPIWEEEDDSDFTVVKSNMVSITPLKLDLTDYKNMHELEDWKAGLWQSVKKL; this is encoded by the coding sequence ATGAGACAAATACTGATCACAAACGATGATGGAATTCACGCGGCAGGGCTCCTTGCCTTGCGGGAAGCACTGCTTCCGTTCGGGCGTGTGGTTGTCGTAGCCCCGGACAGGGAAATGAGCGCATCAAGTCACTCGATCACCCTCCACAAGCCGCTCCACATGAGAAAAATTGATGAAGACATCTGGAGCAGCGACGGCACGCCAACCGATTGCATGCTTCTTGCAGTGCACGGGATCATGAAGGAAAGGCCGGACATAGTTTTCGCAGGCATCAATAGCGGTCCCAATATGGGAAACGACGTAAGTTACTCCGGAACTGTCGCAGCCGCATTGGAAGGCGCCATTATCGGAATCCCTTCCGTCGCGATTTCGGTTGCTGCGTGGGAGAATTGTCGGTTTGACTATGCAGCTCAATTCGCCACCAAACTTGCGGCACTCACACTTGAGAAGCAGATACCACCGAGGACGGTCCTGAATGTGAATGTTCCGAATGTGCCTGGAAACGAGATCCGCGGCGTGAAGATCACGAAGCTCGGGAGGAGAGTCTACAGGGATACAATCGTCGAAAGGACTGACCCGCGCGGGAAGGCATACTACTGGATCGGAGGAGAGAACCCAATATGGGAGGAGGAAGACGATTCCGATTTCACCGTGGTGAAATCGAACATGGTCTCTATCACTCCGCTGAAGCTTGACCTCACTGACTACAAGAACATGCACGAGCTTGAAGACTGGAAGGCAGGTCTCTGGCAAAGTGTGAAAAAGTTATGA
- a CDS encoding protein-L-isoaspartate(D-aspartate) O-methyltransferase: MREQDFDALKKQMVELQLKSRGLSDCRVMEAMLRVPREKFVEESLVGRAYNDCALPIGLGQTISQPYMVALMTEVLSLKGEERVLEIGTGSGYQTAILAELSSWVYSVERISSLSQSSGKILRELGYTNITLRVGDGTLGWEEEAPFERIMITAGSPKVPPALEQQLGEGGRMVIPIGSSNSQVLELVEKKGGMVFSKPICGCTFVPLIGEGAWKEEINN; the protein is encoded by the coding sequence ATGCGGGAACAAGATTTTGATGCTTTGAAAAAGCAAATGGTTGAGCTTCAGCTCAAATCAAGGGGTCTGTCTGACTGCAGGGTCATGGAGGCGATGCTCAGGGTGCCGCGGGAAAAGTTCGTCGAGGAGTCGCTGGTCGGAAGGGCATACAACGATTGTGCCCTGCCGATCGGGCTGGGACAGACAATCTCTCAGCCGTACATGGTTGCGCTCATGACCGAGGTTCTTTCGTTGAAGGGAGAAGAAAGAGTGCTGGAAATTGGGACGGGTTCAGGGTATCAGACAGCCATACTGGCCGAGCTTTCTTCGTGGGTCTATTCCGTGGAGAGGATCTCTTCGCTTTCTCAGAGCTCAGGAAAGATCCTGCGCGAGCTTGGCTACACGAACATAACTCTCAGGGTCGGAGACGGAACTCTGGGATGGGAAGAAGAAGCGCCATTTGAGAGAATAATGATAACGGCGGGCTCACCGAAAGTGCCTCCGGCCCTTGAGCAGCAGCTTGGCGAAGGTGGTAGAATGGTGATCCCAATTGGAAGCTCGAATTCCCAGGTTCTCGAGCTTGTCGAGAAAAAGGGCGGAATGGTCTTTTCAAAGCCGATATGCGGATGTACATTTGTTCCGTTGATTGGGGAAGGCGCCTGGAAAGAAGAAATCAACAACTAG
- a CDS encoding NTPase codes for MNLINNNFLITGPPGVGKTTAVRRLCENLNKFHPVGFFTEEIRVGGVRIGFEIVTLDGRRALLSHVDIQSRYRVGKYNVNISEFEAILDSIKFVSPETVLIIIDEIGKMECFSDKFRELVNEILDSEKILIATIAMTGRGLIATVKKRSDVRLFEISERNRDSILSDILHEVNPCLIRLRRT; via the coding sequence GTGAACCTGATCAACAACAATTTCCTGATCACAGGACCTCCAGGCGTTGGCAAGACTACGGCCGTGAGAAGGCTCTGTGAGAATCTGAACAAGTTTCATCCGGTCGGCTTTTTCACCGAGGAAATAAGAGTCGGAGGCGTGAGAATAGGGTTCGAGATTGTCACCCTCGACGGAAGAAGGGCACTCCTGAGTCACGTGGACATACAAAGCCGTTACAGGGTCGGCAAGTACAACGTCAATATTAGTGAGTTCGAAGCCATTCTTGATTCTATCAAATTCGTTTCCCCTGAGACTGTGCTTATCATTATTGATGAAATCGGAAAGATGGAGTGTTTCTCGGACAAGTTTCGAGAATTGGTTAACGAGATTCTTGATTCTGAAAAGATCCTTATTGCAACTATTGCGATGACAGGTCGCGGACTTATCGCAACCGTGAAGAAAAGAAGCGATGTCAGACTCTTTGAGATATCAGAGAGAAATCGTGACTCGATTCTGTCAGATATTCTGCACGAAGTTAATCCTTGCCTGATCCGCCTCCGCCGAACATGA